In Periplaneta americana isolate PAMFEO1 chromosome 3, P.americana_PAMFEO1_priV1, whole genome shotgun sequence, the following are encoded in one genomic region:
- the LOC138696814 gene encoding activator of basal transcription 1-like, whose translation MDMDVNDVSHKRKRKYGIIYLSTLPRHMNVTKIREIFGLYGDVGRVFLQPAESGQKENKKKKRKLAKHFTEGWVEFKSKRIAKEVALQLNNSRISERKKSKFYDHLWNIKYLPRFNWVHLNERLAYERAVHQQRLRTEIAQAKREANFIAHNMERSEKFKSKKLVDSKVESRFGGFTTQYRQRKTDKDIENETKNTDNDRISFLKDLFGGDS comes from the exons ATGGATATGGACGTTAATGACGTTTCTCACAAACGAAAAcgaaaatatggaataatatatCTCTCCACGTTGCCTCGACAcatgaatgtaacaaaaatacgAGAGATATTTGGCCTCTACGGTGATGTTGGACGTGTGTTTTTGCAACCAGCAGAATCAG gtcaaaaagaaaataaaaagaagaaaaggaaactaGCAAAGCATTTTACAGAGGGTTGGGTAGAATTCAAAAGCAAACGGATTGCCAAAGAAGTTGCTCTTCAGTTAAACAACTCCCGAAtttctgaaagaaagaaaagcaaaTTTTATGATCATCTTTGGAACATCAAATATTTACCTCG GTTCAATTGGGTGCATTTGAATGAGAGGCTTGCCTACGAGCGAGCAGTTCACCAGCAGAGACTTCGCACTGAAATCGCGCAGGCTAAGAGAGAAGCGAACTTTATTGCACACAATATGGAAAGAAGTGAAAAATTTAAATCTAAGAAATTAGTGGACTCGAAAGTTGAATCGAGATTTGGTGGCTTTACAACACAATACCGTCAAAGGAAAACAGATAAAGACATTGAAAATGAAACTAAGAATACAGacaatgatagaatttcctttttGAAAGATTTATTTGGAGGTGATTCTTAA